The Juglans regia cultivar Chandler chromosome 16, Walnut 2.0, whole genome shotgun sequence nucleotide sequence TTAATTAATCCTTggtaatattaatttatttgacaaTAACTAGCTTGAGTATAAAACTGAAGTGTTAGGTCTAAGGAGATCGATCGTATATATAATGTACATACGTACCTTGGTTCCAAATGTTCTGAATACTAACCCAAGACACATATTTGTGAATATAGGTTCAAGTGAGAGCTTTTTTCCATCAATGGAGGCCTTTGCTTTCCGAACATAATCCAAAGGGTCGTCTTGCAATGCAATGGAAAAAGGGAGGAACATATATCCAATCACATTGCCCCACCTAATTTTTGACCCCTTAGCCATCATATCAGCCATATcctgttaaaaattaaattatttctgtTACTAGAGGTATGATGATTTGATGCTTAGTCATTTAATTTAGAGTTTGcactacaaaaaaagaaaattttggacAGATTATTTGTAACGAGAATGACCATTTGGAATAAAACTAGACTCATTTTTACAGGAAATAATCATTGTCACAGGaaataactggtcacaaataagcagttttcttgtagtgatactTTTTTTAGAGTTTGGATTTCATATTATAGCATTAATTAAGGCATATTGGGATGATGATGctatatttttcaaactatGACAGAAAGATaattggaaaatacaaaattgcAGCCTACTATGTGCTGCAGCCGCAGCACACTCCACtatattgagtgtaaaaaaaaaaaaaaaaaaacaccacgTAGGTGTGCTGCGGCTACGGGCTGATGCCAAGAATTCCTCAAGATAATTTACCTGTATTCCTGCAGACTTTCTGAGATTGACGAGAATGGCTGTCCTAAAGCGGATACCTTTAGGGATATTGCTATTGCTTTGCTTCACTCGCCCATCTTTCTGCTCCTCACCACCTGTACATGATGAGTGAACTATATTATTGCATTAGGGATAAGCATTAATGCTGGTGTCGGTGCCTTATGCATGATGATATGCATaatgaaaaatactaataatcaTCATTGTGAGCATCATCATTGTGATCTTATTATTTTCTGATACGTACGGTTCGAATCAATGATTGACAACTTCTTAGTTAAGCATTTaattaataccatattagaagACAATAAATATCATTACCAGGAAGCTGCTTTTATTTTCCCAGAAGATAAGAGCTACTTCCTTTGAGAATTTGTACTGCAAACATGATATTATAGAgtacccatgcatgcataattgctTGAGCAGATCTAGTGCAAATGGGGACTTTACACTTAAAAATGCCATGATGAACATGAATGCTCGAGGTTAaacaatacattaatatatCACAAAATAATCGTCTATGAAATTTTTGGAAACTTACTATATCTACGATTCAGATATCTTGATAGGCCAGCTTGAGTTATTCCAACAACAACATCGTTTACAGTCTGTAAAATTCATCCAcatcaaaattatgaaaaaaaacaaatactttATTTATTAGATAGGATCGGATAAAGAAAGTGCATAAACAAATTGCCTATGAATTGACAATTAAGCATCATGTGCAGCTTTGAACAATCTTATGATAAAACTGCTTATAATAGCCATCCCAatgtggttttggagagagaTGATCAGGTGGTGTTTACTTTGGgatttattacaaatatattcaaacttttatacgtatgtttatattatatatatataactaatttatagtttttgtaATCATAAATTGGTGCAATCCCAAGTTTGTGCCGCACCGCCATTGGTAAGTCACTTCGTtcccccctcctctctctctctctctctctctctctctccctctctctctccccgtgctaGCCAGCCAGTATTGTGACTAATGGTGGCCGCCACACCTTGTCCAGCCATGCTGCGTTGCTACGTTGAACCCTCCTTACAACGCCACCATGCCTTGCCCCCAAAATCCAGTTGCTCTACCTCACTTCGCTATGGTAAGTGTTTTCGGATCCCTTTCCATCGTGTAATTGTTGGTCCATCTATGACTAACTTGGGTTGTTAAATTTTTCGGACggttgaaaaattttgtggatTAAGACTgtgtttgtgaaatttgtgtAATCGTATTGGTTTGAGTGGAGGTTGGTTTTGAGATAGCATGGACATAGGAGGAAGTGGTTTGCGACTTTGAATTCGGTATACACATATGTTCGGGTAGTGAATCATGTGTTTGGTCATGTGGGGCTTCTAATAGATTATAAGTACTGAAATTCAAGGAGGGTGGGTTGATTATCGGTGGagttgtatttttgggacacaTCTTCTTTGGGCCACTATAAACCTGAGGCAACAAGTGGAGTAGATGTTGAATGGCTCGTTTATGGGCTCAAGAGTTGGTTCTAATTGAGCTGTAGTCTGGACTATAGAATTTCGTTATTTATGTTGGTTTAATGATACTAGCTCtataagttattaatatactGGTGGTGATTTGGATTAGGTTATGATACTTCTACTGGACTCAAGGCTTAGATAGGATATAATGTATATTTCAAAAGTCAGGTAAGTGATGgtcctatactagattttgttaaaaaaaaaatgtctctttaattaaaaaaaaattaaaaatgtaaaatatctaatatttaatcataatatactattctttttattttactaaaatcatatttaaataggaatgccaaatattttaataaaatgatataaaacaAGCATTTTAGTTAAACATGATTCGAGTAAACAATATTTCATGATCAATTGGAAACTATCGGTTCTTAAATGTttaaatggaagaaaatattttaatacaaatttgaaagaatatattatatattactgtCCAAAAAATGCGgatgttaagaaaatatatgattattatagaaagagaataaagaaagatattataatatttagagGTAATGATACATTACAccttatttattgttgttttaataTCCAACTATCTTTCTTCCTTTTACTCCttgaatttagattaaaaatttcgAGATATGATATTCTTGCATaatcttaaagaaaataaatttaatcaattatcatgtaaatttatttttaattaatttacataattatattaattagttaaatttattttcttttaaattatacaagaaAGTTATCTTCtgagatttttaatccaaattcaaacaacaaaaagaaaaaaaaaactggataATAAATCACTAGTAAAAGAAGTACTGTAAGGGTATCATTGCCTTAACTGATCATAAAGGTACATGCTACTACTAATTAATAACTTCTGTATAACTTAttaatagattttaaaattttctgacttgttattttatttaaatgtgcttatttttttaaaataatatttttattatatactagtaaaataattaatataatttggttGTCATTGTATCATTGCTCGAcaacattatatattaaaaagtctTCGGCCGTGTCCCACATCGTTCAAAGATGTTGGAAATCGGAATGCATCCAAATCAAAGTAtaattaagagtaatactatatacaagttttaaataggtaaattttatataaattttatataaaatagtagatcttactaataaataataattttttttatatttttttgagatggaattcacttttttataaggaCTTATATAGAGTagtttgtacaaattatttctctataattaatagcatatatgAAATTGTGTCCAATTTCTTGGCGGGACCACTAGTTTGAAAGCCtgaatgaaaaagagaaatgtttaaGTCCgtaaagaaatattatagaagtaaataaatcaactaattaattaagacgAACATGCATAAAATGGGTTCATGTTGTGAaccaacgtacgtacgtacataccgTGTTCATTGCATTCTTCACGAGCTTTATGTCGTCCATGCTGACTGTCCGATGCACAAACTTTTTTACGTTCAGCTCAACCCCGGGTGCACCTTTGATCGGAGTTTTCATGTCATTCAGAAATAGAATGGTCGCCACAAAAAGCAAGACATCCACTAAAGTGTTCCAAATCAGCCTTAAAGACAGCCAAATTGCTAAAAAGAACCACCAAAGCCCATCCCGCGAATTAAACGTTGAACTTGCTCGTTTTTTCACTGGAACACTAGGCAATGCTTCTGGGTCAGAGGTTTTCCGTGTACAGGCTAGGAGAAGGGATACAAGGGATGCACCATCGCCCATCGAGTGGTGAATCCTAAAGACCCCAACAGCCTCCGCATCTGAGGTTTTGATGTTGAGAATGTGGAGTTCCCATAATGGTTTGGAGAGGTCTAAGGGAGTTCTTGTGACATTTGACACGTAGTCTTCAACAAATCTGTCTGGAAAATCTATGTTGGGATCCAATTCGGGAACTATAATATGATCCTCCAGATTTACTTTCGTCTGagtccattttttatttttgcggTACTTGTTGCCATCAACGACCTTTAATTAATTGGTTTCATGAAATAGCAAGAAACACATTAAATACATTAAGAATATTGAATTCATGTACAAGTGGCCAGCAGCAGATCAAAATGCCACTTCGCTCGCCTCATGGTTTACTTTATGGCATTGATCAAGTAAGGCCATGATTTTCGATCGACCCCATGCATACAGAAAATTAAGAAGCGGAGAAGAAATTATAGGTACGATACATTTCTTACCATCTTGCTGGAGAATCTAGGATGCTTGACCAAAGTTTGGTCCAAACCAGCCTTAACAACGTCAGGATTGATTCTTGTCTTGCACCCCATGATGGCAATGATATAAACGTTAGAGCGTGGCGCATGAAAGAGCCGAGCTACTGGACTTAGTGGCTCCTCATCACGATGACTGCTTCTTGATGCCTTGACATGATCACCCATCATCATCTTGCTTCTGCAATTCCCTACTAGCCTTCTAGCTTTGTGGatgattttgtttaattttgtttcacAAAGCTTTCAAAAAGCTGTTTGTCTTCTATGAGACT carries:
- the LOC108986612 gene encoding O-acyltransferase WSD1-like, whose protein sequence is MMMGDHVKASRSSHRDEEPLSPVARLFHAPRSNVYIIAIMGCKTRINPDVVKAGLDQTLVKHPRFSSKMVVDGNKYRKNKKWTQTKVNLEDHIIVPELDPNIDFPDRFVEDYVSNVTRTPLDLSKPLWELHILNIKTSDAEAVGVFRIHHSMGDGASLVSLLLACTRKTSDPEALPSVPVKKRASSTFNSRDGLWWFFLAIWLSLRLIWNTLVDVLLFVATILFLNDMKTPIKGAPGVELNVKKFVHRTVSMDDIKLVKNAMNTTVNDVVVGITQAGLSRYLNRRYSGEEQKDGRVKQSNSNIPKGIRFRTAILVNLRKSAGIQDMADMMAKGSKIRWGNVIGYMFLPFSIALQDDPLDYVRKAKASIDGKKLSLEPIFTNMCLGLVFRTFGTKVAAAIIRRALFNITMAISGVIGPQEEISFFGHPIAYLAPTIYGFPNSLVVHFQSYVNKMTISLSVDPSVIPDPHELCNDIEESLKLVRDAALNKVLVKLDVV